One region of Prosthecobacter fusiformis genomic DNA includes:
- a CDS encoding PQQ-binding-like beta-propeller repeat protein produces MRLVSTLTLLSLSTALADWPQWRGPGRDGVSTDTTPIAESFPEEGLTKVWESDFIPSDHLGGHGSPVVAGEQAFISVVWHDKVPSEQREIDSEVMQQMNYRGTSPELAKKMEADRLSMPAMRGAKLEEWLVAWRKENLSKKEDLSLGKWAESRFKAGKTALPLEELAKVSKRQGKPFANVEEFKLWMDKEQLSQPVKDKLMVAVPNTIKVAKDVVVCLDINTGKEVWKFEAEGKPTGRSSSSTAAVVDEKVYAAGSTHLYCISQKDGKMIWKAPLPAGGPAASPLVVGDVVYMAAGRAQAFSTAEGKILWEQKEASGNTGSPVLWTPESGEPVLLIVGAKALHGLSPKDGKVLWDVEGGGQSTPVSQGDWLVIYSGAKDVGLRAYQYVKDAEPKAAWSHYWETVRYSGSPIIHEGHVYLTCGGKHQCVELAGGKVNWLENEVNSTITSPILADGKLIVYENNGSHLRMVKAEAGGYQQLGRAKVEGMGCTSPALSNGKLIVRQREKLVCFDLRPKQ; encoded by the coding sequence ATGCGCCTCGTTTCTACCCTGACCCTGCTTTCTCTTTCCACCGCACTGGCTGACTGGCCGCAATGGCGGGGGCCTGGCCGTGATGGGGTGTCCACGGATACGACGCCGATCGCGGAGAGTTTCCCGGAGGAGGGGCTGACGAAGGTGTGGGAGAGCGACTTTATCCCGAGTGATCACTTGGGGGGGCATGGCAGCCCGGTGGTGGCGGGGGAGCAGGCTTTTATTTCGGTGGTGTGGCATGACAAGGTGCCTTCAGAGCAGCGGGAGATTGATTCTGAGGTGATGCAGCAGATGAACTATCGAGGCACGTCGCCGGAACTGGCTAAAAAGATGGAGGCTGACCGCCTCTCCATGCCGGCCATGCGCGGGGCGAAGCTGGAGGAATGGCTGGTGGCGTGGCGCAAAGAAAACCTGAGCAAGAAGGAGGACCTGAGCCTGGGCAAGTGGGCGGAGTCCCGCTTTAAGGCAGGGAAGACGGCGCTGCCGCTGGAGGAGCTGGCGAAGGTCTCGAAGCGCCAGGGGAAACCCTTTGCCAATGTGGAGGAATTTAAGCTGTGGATGGACAAGGAGCAGCTCTCGCAGCCGGTGAAGGACAAGCTGATGGTGGCGGTGCCGAATACGATCAAGGTGGCGAAGGATGTGGTCGTGTGCCTGGACATCAACACGGGCAAGGAAGTCTGGAAGTTCGAGGCTGAAGGCAAGCCAACGGGCCGCAGCTCCAGCAGCACGGCGGCGGTGGTGGATGAAAAGGTGTATGCCGCAGGCAGCACGCATTTGTACTGCATCAGCCAAAAGGACGGTAAAATGATCTGGAAGGCACCGCTGCCGGCGGGTGGTCCAGCGGCCTCGCCACTGGTGGTGGGGGATGTGGTCTATATGGCGGCAGGCCGTGCGCAGGCCTTTTCTACAGCGGAGGGAAAGATCCTGTGGGAGCAGAAGGAAGCCAGCGGCAATACCGGCAGCCCGGTGCTGTGGACGCCGGAATCTGGTGAACCAGTGCTCTTAATCGTGGGTGCGAAGGCTCTCCATGGCCTATCTCCCAAGGATGGAAAAGTGCTGTGGGATGTAGAAGGTGGCGGCCAGTCCACTCCGGTCTCACAGGGGGACTGGCTGGTGATTTACAGCGGGGCGAAGGATGTGGGTCTGCGCGCTTATCAATATGTGAAGGACGCAGAGCCGAAGGCGGCTTGGTCGCACTACTGGGAGACGGTGCGCTACAGCGGCAGCCCGATCATCCATGAGGGCCATGTGTATCTGACCTGTGGCGGCAAGCACCAGTGCGTGGAGCTGGCCGGTGGGAAAGTGAACTGGCTGGAAAATGAGGTCAATAGCACCATCACGTCGCCGATTTTGGCGGATGGAAAGCTGATCGTGTATGAAAACAACGGCAGCCACCTGCGCATGGTGAAGGCGGAGGCGGGCGGCTATCAGCAGCTCGGCCGGGCCAAGGTGGAAGGCATGGGCTGCACGTCCCCGGCGCTGAGCAACGGCAAGCTGATCGTCCGCCAGCGGGAAAAGCTGGTGTGTTTTGACCTGCGTCCGAAGCAGTGA
- a CDS encoding O-antigen ligase family protein gives MQSVVLILFLLGLLFTGVLGTETRLLFFWPGAALLGLAGLLATLKWRLRVLFPPADVCLAVMLVFAVYIAARAYYSPVAAYAREDLFILAGAWVTYMLTVTAASHPRWRVAVFGLLMVLVVGNLVVGFVHLSGNWQFHVVPNFIRTAAAGRIGGFFANPNHLGAFFSMVLFLAGGFLCFGRGGAMLKLCLGFLIVAMTLGVALTASRGALTGLATGAMIFFLLAMGVVWQTQRHLFWSLLVGSVVVGGLGGAVLWKVNEEYLRGREITSPMANDVRLEIWHAALVQHSQSPVIGAGTRMFYDGSIQYRSDKLSAYAGEALFAHNEYLQMLADYGWAGLGLLGLVVLVHGWNGLSFVRWFTQHRFLQTGRVMSNNLALCLGALAALTAALVHAAFEFQFHVAAPAMTAALLLALLANPGFEGSEHRAARLPTVRVLTKLLLAAASLLLLAGPWLHGRSDYHLARAQIAESQKDEFLRIQELNAAVETDATNPEAFYQRGLALLEKLTAEQRRPDHPVLKRATADLEKAVALNGHHYLYALALADAYDAQSRHEEALVQIKRALVQAPLHEESRMALAVHYHRLGQFAKAEEAYLWASQAGAMNEEGTSRWIDNYRLLLQHVVLMRQSPVPQP, from the coding sequence ATGCAATCTGTCGTGCTGATTCTTTTTCTGCTGGGCCTGCTCTTTACCGGGGTGCTGGGCACAGAAACGCGGTTGCTGTTTTTCTGGCCCGGGGCGGCGTTGCTAGGTCTGGCTGGATTGCTGGCGACGCTGAAGTGGCGGCTGAGGGTGCTATTCCCTCCGGCGGATGTGTGTCTGGCTGTGATGTTGGTTTTCGCCGTTTATATCGCGGCGCGAGCTTATTATTCTCCCGTGGCGGCGTATGCGCGGGAGGATCTTTTTATACTCGCCGGAGCCTGGGTGACTTATATGCTGACAGTGACTGCCGCCAGCCATCCGCGCTGGCGTGTGGCGGTATTCGGTCTGCTCATGGTATTGGTGGTAGGGAATCTGGTGGTGGGGTTTGTGCACCTTTCCGGGAACTGGCAGTTTCATGTGGTGCCGAATTTCATTCGAACGGCTGCTGCGGGGCGCATTGGCGGCTTCTTTGCCAATCCTAATCACCTGGGGGCTTTCTTTTCCATGGTCCTTTTCCTGGCGGGTGGATTCCTCTGCTTTGGTCGTGGCGGGGCGATGCTGAAGCTGTGTCTCGGGTTCCTCATTGTGGCCATGACTCTGGGGGTGGCGCTGACTGCCAGCCGTGGGGCACTGACGGGACTGGCCACGGGTGCGATGATATTTTTCCTGCTCGCGATGGGGGTGGTCTGGCAGACGCAGCGGCATCTATTTTGGAGCCTGCTGGTTGGCAGTGTGGTCGTGGGCGGTTTAGGCGGGGCGGTGTTATGGAAGGTGAATGAGGAATATCTTCGTGGCCGCGAGATCACCAGTCCGATGGCCAATGATGTGAGGCTGGAGATCTGGCATGCCGCTTTGGTGCAGCATTCGCAGTCCCCTGTGATCGGAGCCGGGACGCGGATGTTTTATGATGGCAGTATCCAGTATCGCTCAGACAAGCTGTCGGCATATGCAGGGGAGGCTCTGTTTGCCCACAACGAGTATCTGCAAATGCTGGCGGACTATGGCTGGGCGGGCTTGGGGCTTCTGGGGCTGGTGGTACTGGTGCATGGATGGAACGGTCTGTCTTTTGTGCGCTGGTTTACCCAGCACCGGTTTCTGCAAACCGGGCGTGTAATGAGCAACAATTTGGCTTTGTGTCTTGGGGCGCTGGCAGCGTTGACGGCGGCTCTGGTGCATGCCGCATTCGAGTTTCAGTTCCACGTCGCGGCTCCCGCGATGACGGCTGCCCTGCTGCTGGCGCTGCTTGCCAATCCAGGATTTGAGGGCAGTGAGCATCGTGCGGCACGCCTGCCCACGGTCCGGGTGCTGACGAAACTCCTGCTGGCGGCTGCCTCGCTCCTGCTGCTGGCAGGTCCCTGGTTGCATGGCCGCAGTGACTATCATCTGGCGCGTGCACAAATCGCCGAATCGCAGAAGGATGAGTTCCTGCGCATTCAGGAACTGAATGCAGCGGTGGAGACGGATGCGACGAATCCAGAGGCCTTCTATCAGCGCGGGCTGGCCTTGCTGGAAAAGCTGACGGCTGAACAACGGCGTCCTGATCATCCTGTGCTGAAACGTGCGACGGCGGATCTGGAAAAAGCTGTGGCGCTGAACGGTCATCATTACCTTTATGCTCTGGCTCTGGCGGATGCTTATGATGCGCAAAGCCGACATGAGGAGGCGCTGGTGCAAATTAAGCGTGCGCTGGTCCAGGCACCTCTGCATGAGGAGTCGCGCATGGCACTGGCCGTACATTATCATCGGTTAGGCCAGTTCGCCAAGGCGGAGGAGGCTTATCTTTGGGCCAGTCAGGCTGGTGCCATGAATGAAGAGGGGACTAGCCGCTGGATTGACAATTACCGGCTTCTTCTCCAGCATGTGGTGCTGATGCGCCAATCTCCTGTCCCCCAGCCATGA
- a CDS encoding CAAX prenyl protease-related protein: MYASLSRLRQSATAAHVLPLAVFMAMTGVVGWLRIENSELPWYQRAPEHWLYPVQTVLVGVMLVYFARHYRLAPWRGIGLGIVLGILGILFWIAPAWVYQRMQAAGISLPQWVSWFGMEDRSVGFDPGVLSDWPVWQKAGIGMRFVRMVIVVPLIEELFWRGFLMRYVAAGDRDWKQVPFGEPSWKVYIIVTTLVMLAHNPSDYLGAFVWGSLVYFVAVRTRSLAACVVMHAVGNLVLGLYILQTRQWGFW; this comes from the coding sequence ATGTACGCCAGCCTGTCCCGCCTTCGTCAATCCGCCACTGCTGCACATGTGCTGCCGCTGGCAGTCTTCATGGCGATGACGGGTGTGGTCGGGTGGCTGCGGATCGAGAACTCGGAACTGCCCTGGTATCAGCGCGCGCCGGAGCATTGGCTATACCCGGTGCAGACGGTGCTGGTGGGGGTCATGTTGGTATACTTCGCCCGGCATTACCGGCTAGCCCCTTGGCGGGGTATAGGTTTGGGCATTGTCCTCGGGATACTGGGTATACTCTTCTGGATCGCCCCGGCCTGGGTCTATCAGAGAATGCAGGCAGCCGGTATAAGCCTTCCACAGTGGGTATCCTGGTTCGGGATGGAGGATAGGAGTGTGGGGTTTGATCCTGGCGTTTTGAGTGACTGGCCAGTCTGGCAAAAGGCGGGCATCGGGATGCGCTTCGTGCGCATGGTCATCGTGGTGCCATTGATCGAAGAACTCTTTTGGCGTGGGTTTCTGATGCGCTATGTCGCAGCAGGGGACAGAGACTGGAAGCAGGTGCCCTTTGGTGAGCCTTCTTGGAAGGTCTATATCATCGTGACCACACTGGTGATGCTGGCACACAATCCATCCGATTACCTGGGGGCTTTTGTATGGGGATCACTGGTTTACTTTGTTGCGGTGAGGACCCGGAGCCTGGCGGCCTGTGTGGTGATGCATGCCGTGGGGAATCTGGTGCTCGGGCTATACATTCTGCAGACGAGGCAATGGGGCTTTTGGTAG
- a CDS encoding FAD-dependent oxidoreductase has translation MRVPTCLFALLSFNLAAQAATAEHDVVIYGGTCAAITSAIQVKKMGKSVIIVSPDKHLGGLSSGGLGFTDTGNKAVIGGLSREFYHRIYMHYDKDSSWVQQKKSEYGNKGQGTPAMDGENRTMWIFEPSAAEKIFEAWIKEQNITVVRDAWLDRAKGVKKEGDKIVSITTLDGNTYSGKMFIDTTYEGDLMAAAGVDYHVGREANSVYGEEHNGVQVGVLHHKHHFGAVKEPISPYKIPGDPKSGVLARISTEDPGVKGEGDKRVQAYCFRACYTNDPANRIPFPKPEGYDATQYELLLRILNTGWGEFFGKFDPIPNHKTDTNNHGPFSFDNIGYNYDYPEASYERRREIIAEHRTYQQGLLWFVANDPRVPKNVQEELNTWGLPKDEFTDNGNWSHQLYIREARRMIGHFVMTENELRKMKPTPDSVGMGSYTIDSHNVQRHITAEGYVQNEGDIGVSTNGPYAIAYGALVPKEGQGSNLLVPVAMSASHIAYGSIRMEPVFMILGQSAASAAVLAIDGNLPVQKVPYDKLREQLVKDGQILEYTGPTSARGVDPKSMKGTVLDDATATKIGDWQNGGAAKKFIGNGYSHDGNAYKGERAATFKATLPKAGKYEVIFAYAPSNNRASNVPVTVKHAGGETKVTVNQKKEGDVDGLGISLGTFDFDTNAEVSITNAGTDGYVVIDGIQWIAK, from the coding sequence ATGAGAGTCCCAACCTGCCTCTTCGCCCTTTTGTCGTTCAATCTTGCCGCCCAGGCAGCCACCGCGGAGCACGATGTCGTGATCTATGGCGGCACCTGCGCCGCCATCACCTCCGCTATTCAGGTGAAAAAGATGGGCAAATCCGTCATCATCGTCAGCCCGGATAAGCACCTCGGCGGCCTCAGCAGCGGCGGTCTCGGCTTCACGGATACTGGCAACAAAGCCGTCATCGGTGGCCTCTCCCGCGAGTTTTATCACCGCATCTACATGCACTACGACAAGGACTCCTCCTGGGTGCAGCAGAAGAAAAGCGAATACGGCAACAAAGGCCAGGGCACCCCAGCCATGGACGGTGAAAACCGCACCATGTGGATCTTCGAGCCCAGCGCTGCGGAAAAAATCTTCGAAGCCTGGATCAAGGAACAAAACATCACCGTCGTCCGCGATGCCTGGCTGGACCGCGCCAAAGGCGTGAAAAAGGAAGGCGACAAAATCGTCTCCATCACCACCCTTGATGGCAATACCTACAGCGGCAAAATGTTCATCGACACCACCTATGAGGGCGACCTCATGGCCGCTGCCGGAGTGGATTACCACGTCGGGCGCGAGGCAAACAGCGTCTATGGCGAAGAGCACAACGGTGTGCAAGTCGGAGTGCTTCATCACAAGCACCACTTCGGTGCCGTGAAGGAACCCATCAGCCCTTATAAAATCCCGGGCGATCCCAAAAGCGGCGTCCTCGCACGCATCAGCACGGAGGATCCCGGCGTCAAAGGCGAAGGCGACAAGCGCGTCCAGGCCTATTGCTTCCGCGCCTGCTACACCAACGATCCCGCCAACCGCATCCCCTTCCCCAAGCCCGAAGGTTACGATGCCACCCAGTATGAGCTCCTCCTCCGCATCCTGAATACCGGCTGGGGCGAATTCTTCGGCAAGTTTGACCCCATCCCCAACCACAAGACGGATACCAACAACCACGGCCCCTTCAGCTTCGACAACATCGGCTATAACTACGACTACCCCGAAGCCAGCTATGAGCGCCGCCGCGAGATCATCGCCGAGCACCGCACCTACCAGCAGGGCCTCCTTTGGTTCGTCGCCAACGACCCACGCGTCCCAAAAAACGTCCAGGAAGAACTGAACACCTGGGGCCTGCCCAAGGACGAGTTCACCGACAACGGCAACTGGTCCCACCAGCTCTACATCCGCGAAGCCCGCCGCATGATCGGCCACTTCGTCATGACCGAAAACGAACTCCGCAAAATGAAGCCCACCCCGGATTCCGTCGGCATGGGCAGCTACACCATTGATAGCCACAACGTCCAGCGTCACATCACCGCCGAAGGCTACGTGCAGAATGAAGGCGACATCGGCGTCAGCACCAACGGCCCTTATGCCATCGCCTACGGTGCCCTCGTCCCGAAAGAAGGCCAGGGGTCAAACCTCCTCGTCCCCGTGGCCATGTCCGCCAGCCACATTGCATACGGTTCCATCCGCATGGAGCCCGTGTTCATGATCCTCGGCCAGTCCGCCGCCAGCGCCGCCGTCCTCGCCATCGATGGCAACCTGCCGGTGCAAAAAGTCCCTTATGACAAGCTGCGCGAGCAACTCGTCAAAGACGGCCAGATCCTCGAATACACCGGCCCCACCAGCGCACGCGGCGTGGACCCAAAGAGCATGAAAGGCACGGTCCTGGACGATGCCACCGCCACCAAAATTGGCGACTGGCAAAATGGAGGCGCTGCCAAAAAATTCATTGGCAACGGCTACAGCCATGATGGCAACGCCTACAAGGGTGAACGCGCCGCCACCTTCAAGGCCACCCTGCCCAAAGCCGGCAAATATGAAGTCATCTTCGCCTACGCGCCTAGCAACAACCGCGCCAGCAACGTCCCTGTCACCGTTAAGCACGCCGGCGGCGAAACCAAAGTCACCGTGAACCAGAAAAAAGAAGGCGACGTGGACGGCCTCGGCATTTCCCTCGGCACCTTCGATTTCGACACCAACGCCGAAGTCTCCATCACCAACGCCGGCACCGACGGCTACGTCGTCATCGACGGAATCCAGTGGATCGCCAAATAA
- a CDS encoding arylsulfatase, whose amino-acid sequence MMRRILLTFLCFTSAALAGLSGSKPNILFILTDDQGYGDLSAHGNPILKTPHLDKLRGESVRFADFMVSPTCAPTRSAILTGRHEFRNGITHTILERERLDPKATTIAQVLKGAGYTTGIFGKWHLGDETAYRPTSRGFDEQFIHGGGGIGQSYPGSCGDAPGNTYFDPAILHNNEFVKTKGYCTDVFFAQATRWLESVKGGQPFYCHIATNAPHGPYIARPEDKALYEGKVPDDDVANFFGMIHNIDENVGRLIARLEEWGIAKNTLVVFMNDNGGTAGVKVYNADMRGSKGSPWFGGTRAMSFWRWPGTLAPADCPALTAHVDIFRTWAGLAGATLPPAAEAQAEGRSLLPLLEKPDASWDDRILFSHTGRWQKGTDYNLAKSRNASIRTPQYQLVSEAPRPQPTKAKAKANAAMKQGWQLFDLKADPAQKQNIADQKPEIVQSMLASYDQWWDSLKGQIDLNESAKGPKLNPFAEEYWKQFGGGPTADDFSRMDPEKAWTFENSRKKK is encoded by the coding sequence ATGATGCGCCGAATTCTCCTCACCTTCCTCTGCTTCACCAGCGCGGCCCTGGCCGGCCTCAGCGGCAGCAAGCCTAACATTCTGTTCATCCTCACCGATGACCAGGGTTATGGCGATCTCTCCGCCCATGGCAACCCCATCCTGAAGACGCCGCATCTGGACAAGCTGCGTGGCGAGAGCGTCCGCTTTGCCGACTTCATGGTCAGCCCCACCTGCGCGCCCACACGCAGTGCCATCCTCACAGGCCGCCATGAATTCCGCAACGGCATCACCCACACCATCCTGGAGCGTGAGCGCCTGGACCCCAAGGCCACCACCATCGCCCAGGTGCTGAAGGGGGCGGGCTACACCACCGGCATTTTTGGCAAATGGCACCTTGGGGATGAAACCGCCTACCGCCCCACCAGCCGCGGGTTTGACGAGCAGTTCATCCATGGCGGCGGCGGCATCGGCCAGAGTTATCCCGGCAGTTGCGGGGATGCACCCGGCAATACCTACTTCGACCCTGCCATCCTGCATAACAATGAGTTCGTCAAAACCAAGGGTTACTGCACCGATGTGTTTTTTGCCCAGGCCACCCGGTGGCTGGAATCCGTGAAAGGCGGCCAGCCCTTTTACTGCCACATCGCCACCAACGCCCCGCACGGCCCCTACATCGCCCGGCCAGAGGACAAGGCCCTGTATGAAGGCAAGGTGCCGGATGATGACGTGGCCAACTTCTTTGGCATGATCCACAACATCGATGAAAACGTCGGCCGCCTCATAGCCCGGCTGGAGGAGTGGGGCATCGCCAAAAACACCCTCGTCGTTTTCATGAATGACAATGGCGGCACCGCCGGTGTGAAGGTTTACAATGCGGACATGCGCGGGTCCAAAGGCAGCCCCTGGTTCGGCGGTACACGGGCCATGTCCTTCTGGCGCTGGCCCGGCACCCTGGCCCCCGCAGACTGCCCTGCCTTGACGGCCCATGTGGATATTTTCCGCACCTGGGCCGGGCTCGCCGGTGCCACGCTCCCCCCTGCAGCCGAGGCCCAGGCCGAAGGCCGCAGCCTCCTCCCCCTGCTCGAAAAACCCGATGCCTCCTGGGACGACCGCATCCTCTTCAGCCACACCGGCCGCTGGCAGAAAGGCACGGACTACAACCTGGCCAAGAGCCGCAATGCCAGCATCCGCACCCCGCAGTATCAGCTCGTCAGTGAGGCCCCGCGCCCTCAGCCCACCAAGGCCAAAGCAAAAGCCAACGCAGCCATGAAGCAGGGCTGGCAGCTCTTCGATCTCAAGGCCGATCCCGCACAGAAGCAAAACATCGCCGACCAAAAGCCCGAGATCGTCCAGTCCATGCTCGCCAGCTACGACCAGTGGTGGGATTCCCTCAAAGGCCAGATCGACCTCAATGAATCGGCCAAAGGCCCGAAGCTGAATCCCTTCGCCGAAGAATACTGGAAACAATTCGGCGGCGGCCCCACCGCTGACGACTTCTCCCGCATGGACCCCGAAAAAGCCTGGACCTTCGAAAACAGCCGCAAAAAGAAATAA
- a CDS encoding SanA/YdcF family protein has translation MKRFFFRLSLKRLFVLLILGCAALVLTVWGSHVWVEKTAHDRCYDDVAKVPPMDVALVLGCSPRIGGLTNLFYLYRMEAAAALFRAGKVKAFIVSGDNSTHQYDEPTAMKESLIAAGVPAEAIHCDYAGFRTLDSVVRADAIFDQKRFIVVSQRFHNERAVFLARRRGLEAVGFNAEDVSRSIGLSTHLREYLARVNAVLDVTLLQTEPKFYGPKVKVR, from the coding sequence ATGAAACGCTTCTTCTTCCGCCTGAGTTTGAAGCGTCTGTTCGTTCTTTTAATTCTGGGGTGTGCAGCCCTGGTCTTGACCGTGTGGGGCAGTCATGTCTGGGTGGAGAAAACGGCGCATGACCGATGCTATGATGACGTGGCGAAGGTGCCGCCGATGGATGTGGCTCTGGTGCTGGGCTGCTCACCTCGGATCGGAGGCCTGACGAATCTCTTTTATCTGTACCGCATGGAAGCAGCGGCGGCTTTGTTTAGGGCTGGGAAGGTGAAGGCCTTCATCGTCAGCGGGGACAACAGCACTCATCAATACGATGAACCCACGGCCATGAAGGAATCCCTTATCGCTGCCGGGGTGCCTGCCGAGGCGATCCATTGTGACTATGCGGGTTTTCGTACCCTGGATTCCGTGGTGCGCGCGGATGCGATTTTTGACCAGAAGCGCTTCATCGTCGTCTCCCAGCGTTTTCACAATGAGCGGGCGGTGTTTCTAGCGCGTCGCCGGGGACTGGAGGCTGTTGGTTTCAATGCAGAGGACGTGAGCCGCAGCATCGGGCTGAGCACGCATCTGCGGGAATACTTGGCGCGGGTGAATGCGGTGCTGGATGTGACCCTGCTGCAGACAGAGCCGAAGTTTTATGGGCCGAAGGTGAAGGTGCGGTGA
- a CDS encoding FKBP-type peptidyl-prolyl cis-trans isomerase: MAGHSPLELGKAFLAENATQPGVITTASGLQYLVLQEGTGKSPTLKDTVVVHYRGTLINGAEFDSSYRRDEPAEFPLKRVIKGWKEGVQLMKEGAKFRFFVPPKLGYGNRGSGIEIAPNETLIFEVELLKVWED; encoded by the coding sequence ATGGCAGGTCATTCTCCCCTCGAACTCGGCAAGGCATTCCTTGCGGAAAACGCCACCCAGCCCGGCGTCATCACCACGGCCAGCGGACTGCAATACTTGGTGCTCCAGGAGGGCACGGGTAAAAGCCCCACACTCAAGGACACCGTCGTTGTCCACTATCGCGGCACCCTCATCAACGGGGCCGAATTTGACAGCTCCTACCGCCGCGACGAACCCGCGGAATTTCCCCTGAAACGCGTCATCAAGGGCTGGAAAGAAGGCGTGCAGCTCATGAAGGAAGGCGCCAAATTCCGCTTCTTTGTCCCGCCAAAACTTGGCTATGGCAACCGTGGCTCCGGCATCGAGATCGCCCCGAATGAAACGCTGATCTTTGAGGTGGAGCTGCTGAAAGTCTGGGAGGATTAA